CACGCCATCCGCCGCCGTGGATGTGGACGATGAGCGGCAGTGGTTTGTCCGCAGGCTTCTCCGGCAGATAAAGATCGAGCTTCTGCGCTTCATCGCCATCTGCGATGTAGGCGATGTCCTTCTCCATCTTGATGCCCGCAGGCAACGTGAACGGCTTGGGAGCCGGTTTGGTTGATTGCGCGAGAGCAACCGTGGTCAGGAGGGTGAAGAGGAAGATGAGCGGCTTCATTGGCTGTAGATTGGGTTGATGATTGAAACGATCATGCGTGGGCGGCTTCGATGGCCCATCGGAGCTACAGTGCGTGCTTCAAGACGAAATCGACCAGCTCCTGGCACTCGAAGAACGACGGGCCGACCTTGTGACCTTCGCCGGGGATCACTTTGACGCTGATCTGGCCGCCACCGGCCTCGTAGCGTTCTTTGAGCAGCTTGGTGTTCAAATCATACGGCACCACAACATCGGAATCGCCATGCACGGCAAACATGGGCACTTTGTTGGCGAGCAGGCCCTTCAAGTTGTCGATGGGATTGAGCTCGCTGAGCTTCGCGACGAGTTCGGGTTCGGTCATGGCGAAGTCGGCGAGCGTTTGCGGCTTCGAGTTCTTCAGCGGCCAGCTTGCGAGATTGCAGACGGGATAGATGCCCACCCAGGCACGCACTTTGTCGGGATTCCGAAACGCCCACGCGAGCGTCATCATGCCGCCGCGACTCTGGCCGAGCAGGATCGGCTTCGGCGAGTAACCACGCTTCACCATGTCGTCGTAAAACAGCGTGAACTTCGCCGAGCTGGCCGGTGAGCCGCGCACCTCGCCCAGGTCGAAGCCTGCGACGCTGATGCCCGCCTTCATGAAGGCCTCGAAATACATCTTCCGTCCCACAATCGACACGCCTCCATTCAATGTCGGCGCATACCACAACCAAGGCTTGCCCTCGGCAGGCTTCGGCGCGGCATAAACCACAGCCTTGTTGCCGCTGACATCGAAGGTCTCGGCTGTTTTGGGCCGTGCTTCTTGAGCCGTCAGCGGCAACGTGAGACAGGAAAGCAGGGTGAGCAGGGTACGAGTGTTCATGAGATGAGATTACGGTGCAGGCGGCAATTCCTTCAGCCACGCGAGGTTGAAGACATAGTGGTTCTTGCTGCTGATGAGCTGGATGTGGCCATCGCGCGTCTGGGTGGCGGCGAGGTAGCCTTGCGGCTCGGCTCTCGTGTCACTGAGCTTGAACTGGCCGCGGTCGATGCCGTTGACAGTGCGCTCCGTGCCGCCGGGAGTGGCGAGACGTTTATGCGGCCATGTTTTGCCTTCATCGAAGGACAGCGCGGCGAAGAGACCAGCTCCGTTGAATTCGCCGGCCTTGCTTTGGAAGGTCAAGCCTTTAGGATTCTTCGAGTTGGCGGACAAATCAGTGAAGGAGCAGAACAGCAGCGGGCCTTCGTGCAGGCGGATGAGCACCTGACGCTGCACGCTGCTGATGGCAGGGAATTCGGTGGCCTCGTGCGTCCAGGTCTTGCCACCGTCGCTGGAGAAGCTGGCGGGCGTTTTGAAACCATACGGCTTCTGCTCGGATTCGCTGTTGAGTCGGCCAAAGCTCATCAAGCGGCCATCGCCCAGCTCGACGATGGGCGCGTGGATACCCGCATGACGTACGGCGCTGCCGTTTCGATGCGCGAGCTTCTTGTCCGCGATGACCTCCGAGGTCCATGTCTTGCCGCCGTCACTGCTTTTCGTGAGACTGACGGTGGTGGTGTCCTGAGTCATCAAAATCGTGCCGTCGCGAGTGCGGAGGAGCTGGTTGCCGATCTCGCTCCAGGGCTGGATGATCTGCGCCTTCGTCCACGTCACACCGTTGTCGGTGCTGCTGCGCACGATGTTCTCACGCAGACCGCGGGCGAGGTGGAAGATCGTCTTGTCGCCGTCCCACCAGAGTTTCGGCGCGTGATCATTCACATCCGCGCCATCCCAAAAGAGCGACGCAGGCTCCCACTCGGTCGATCCACGACGCAAGCGGCTGGCGAGGTTGTTCAGCTCGGTGCCTGCTTCATCGACGCAGGAATACCACACCGCGAGCAGATCACCGTTCGGGCATTCGATGATGGCGGGGCTGTGATTGTGCCAGGAATACAGCGCGCCGGATGAGTTCGGC
Above is a genomic segment from Prosthecobacter sp. containing:
- a CDS encoding prolyl oligopeptidase family serine peptidase, with product MNTRTLLTLLSCLTLPLTAQEARPKTAETFDVSGNKAVVYAAPKPAEGKPWLWYAPTLNGGVSIVGRKMYFEAFMKAGISVAGFDLGEVRGSPASSAKFTLFYDDMVKRGYSPKPILLGQSRGGMMTLAWAFRNPDKVRAWVGIYPVCNLASWPLKNSKPQTLADFAMTEPELVAKLSELNPIDNLKGLLANKVPMFAVHGDSDVVVPYDLNTKLLKERYEAGGGQISVKVIPGEGHKVGPSFFECQELVDFVLKHAL
- a CDS encoding SUMF1/EgtB/PvdO family nonheme iron enzyme, encoding MKHLLAAFLITTALHAQTITNSIGMKLVPISPGSYIMGQDGPAADYNVKKHAEKFDDADWDEKPAHRVTITQAFHLSATEVTQVQYRQFQPKHGRGADDDAAAGLTWNDAVKFCEWLSQKEGKTYRLPTEAEWEFACRASTATLFHTGDALPAGFHQWPSDIGLRERFFPAGLPPEFRPAKEKLTLRVAQTPANAWGLHDMHGNVSEWCADWYGPYEAGEQTDSLGRIDGDFRVIRGGSHSQQTRLLRSANRTAWLPDTQSEKTGFRVVLGEWPKSTKLPLPAPQLHAQNVSQTPAKIEMPPQHVPFFDGPKPFVIIPPNSSGALYSWHNHSPAIIECPNGDLLAVWYSCVDEAGTELNNLASRLRRGSTEWEPASLFWDGADVNDHAPKLWWDGDKTIFHLARGLRENIVRSSTDNGVTWTKAQIIQPWSEIGNQLLRTRDGTILMTQDTTTVSLTKSSDGGKTWTSEVIADKKLAHRNGSAVRHAGIHAPIVELGDGRLMSFGRLNSESEQKPYGFKTPASFSSDGGKTWTHEATEFPAISSVQRQVLIRLHEGPLLFCSFTDLSANSKNPKGLTFQSKAGEFNGAGLFAALSFDEGKTWPHKRLATPGGTERTVNGIDRGQFKLSDTRAEPQGYLAATQTRDGHIQLISSKNHYVFNLAWLKELPPAP